In Streptomyces paludis, the genomic stretch CTCGCCCTGGAGGTGGTCGCGGAGCCAGGGCACACCGGTGAACTGGGTGCGGTGGGTCTCCTCGTGGAGCGCGACCCAGAGCCGGAAGTCGTGGGGCGCCACGTCGAGTTCGCGCTCGACGTGGACGATGTTGGGGGCGACGAGCAGCAGCCGTCCGCTGCCGTCGGGGGCGCCGGGGAGGTCGCGGGAGGCGGGGGCGAACGTCTCGTACTGCCCGAGCACCCGGGAGGACATGAAGGACAGCAGCATGCCGACCTCGACGCCGGTGACCTTGCCGCCGACCGCGCCGAGCACGGCGCCGCCGGGTCCGCCGGGGCGGCGGTCGCGCATCTTCTCGAAGAGGGGCTTCAGCAGCTCGCGGAAGCCGGCGACATTGGCCCGGACCCAGCCGGCCCGGTCGACGACCAGCACGGGGGTGTCCACCGGGGCGTGGCCCTCGGGGATCATCCGGGTGTACGCCCGGACGTGCTCCTCCGCCGCCTTGGCGTGCCGCCGCAGCTCGGCGACGATCTCACGCGCCTCGTCGCGGCTCACTTCCGGTCCCGGCCGCGCGAGGCGGGTCGCGGTCGCCACCGCGAGGTTCCAGTCGACCATCTCTGCACCACCGATGCTCGTCATGCGTCAACCGTACGTGCTCGGCTCGCGGAGCGGGCGAAGCTGTCGTCCCACTCTGCTTCGGACAGGCCGAGGGACCTGGTGCCGTCGGATCCAAGGCGGAGGAGGGAGTGAACGCGGAGCGTTCGTGACCGACGACAACGCCGGAGGCGGCGGTGCCAGGCCCCTCGGGCCCGGAGCAGGGTGGGACGACAGCTTCTCGGCGTGATGGCCCCGGTTCTTCCCCCATCTTCGGTCTCGGGGGCCTCTCCGGGGCCTTTCCGGGGCCGGTCGAACGCCGCCCCTACGGGCCCGTCACTCGGGACGGGCCGCCGGCGCCGGGAGCAGGGCCGCCGAGAGCCGGTCCAGGGCCGCCTGGGCGGGGTCGGCGGCCGGGGTGTCGCTCGCCAGGAACGCGAAGGCCAGCAGCCGCCCCTCGGCGTCCACCACCGTGCCCGCCAGGGCGTTGACCCCGGTGAGCGTGCCGGTCTTGGCCCGCACGAAACCGGCCGCCGGCGGCTGGTCCGCGTACCGGGTGCGCAGCGTGCCGCTGAAGCGGGCGATGGGCAGGCCGGTCAGGACCGGGCGCAGCTCCGGCCGGTCCGGGGCGGCGGCGCGCGCCAGCAGGCCGGTGAGCAGGGCGGCGCTGACCCGGTCCTTGCGGCTGAGACCGCTGCCGTCGTCGAACACGGCCCCGGTGACGGGCAGTTGGAGCTTCCGGAGCTGGGCGCGGACGGCTCTGCCGGCGCCCTCGAAGCTCGCGGGCTCGCCCGCGGCCAGGGCGGTCTGGCGGGCCAGGGACTCGGCGATGTCGTTGTCGCTGTTGGTCAGCGCGCGTTCGGCCAGGGCGGAGAGCGGGGCGGAGTAGGTCCGCGCGAGCGGCTCCGCTTCCTTGGGCGCTCTGCTCCGTTCGGGTGCGCCGTCGGTACGGACGCCCCGCTCGCGCAGGAGTTTG encodes the following:
- a CDS encoding zinc-dependent metalloprotease codes for the protein MTSIGGAEMVDWNLAVATATRLARPGPEVSRDEAREIVAELRRHAKAAEEHVRAYTRMIPEGHAPVDTPVLVVDRAGWVRANVAGFRELLKPLFEKMRDRRPGGPGGAVLGAVGGKVTGVEVGMLLSFMSSRVLGQYETFAPASRDLPGAPDGSGRLLLVAPNIVHVERELDVAPHDFRLWVALHEETHRTQFTGVPWLRDHLQGEIQSFLDQTEVDPMTVVERLREAAQSLAGGRPEGERDEDGHSIVELVQTPGQREILGRLTAVMSLLEGHADYVMDGVGPQVVPSVAEIREKFQQRRASGAGRLDQALRKLLGLDAKLRQYRDGERFVRAVVEQVGMDGFNRVWTSPNTLPTKAEIAKPADWVARVHRKADS